A part of Neovison vison isolate M4711 chromosome 6, ASM_NN_V1, whole genome shotgun sequence genomic DNA contains:
- the EFCAB12 gene encoding EF-hand calcium-binding domain-containing protein 12 → MTIPMKRMRLCSCRWSAGDQGYMGSRTQPLTLQNSQAIGKERLRKQLHPEKYGLCQSKTSSDDETSSKDTIFNPEPVIAHCFKQFKQKAFHQPQSRRRIITLPQNEDPIPINLMAQAQTPPQPISSFKVLGAGDILGQPDDAKTWLSQRLKLRQNLESFGDTEKWLQNKPCLTPSEAKVLNMIQKEHEAHLLACLTPTRATKKSPRPSRRTVPQLRLPKPSALTTLYSYLRSRKIKILEIFGKVDWGENQRISREEFMAALKAVGVPLKNQEMEDVVIYLSSLGKCNNITTDILANTYKQWSLGEQRSTLSTAREYYRSTKHRGSLQSASKNQVDLAPQPCKMDLLTVPLVDTHMEARPMTLEEMEDVGKRYRERKRQHKLKIPSIQYLERCRLVRSGNKHFDEHCLPSTLHGEMRELVDISRRDNFLVYLQCHKLCEYYGLPLTEDILMKALLYPGDKIIFQKDQVRPIRQPGGYYSDLKIFTPNLALLKLQGFSEALAKKADKKTLKKVKKIHFKEFEEFTRKLQVKSPRGRQRTHPNFFWPGHLLDKLQLYLPTVAMDRSLALFSCVQPQPHAYSATYHPDHWWPIGNMNYMTYGYYDAPKVYYIN, encoded by the exons ATGACGATTCCTATGAAACGTATGAGACTCTGTTCCTGTCGGTGGTCG GCTGGGGACCAGGGATACATGGGCTCTAGGACACAGCCCTTAACACTGCAAAACTCACAGGCCATTGGGAAAGAAAGACTCAGAAAGCAGCTTCATCCAGAAAAATATG GGCTCTGCCAGTCTAAGACCTCAAGTGATGATGAAACCTCGAGCAAGGACACCATCTTCAATCCTGAACCAGTCATTGCCCACTGCTTCAAGCAGTTCAAGCAGAAGGCTTTCCACCAGCCTCAGAGCCGCCGGCGGATCATCACCTTGCCTCAAAACGAGGATCCAATACCCATCAATCTCATGGCCCAAGCCCAGACTCCCCCACAGCCAATATCCAGCTTCAAAGTCCTGGGAGCCGGGGATATCCTGGGGCAGCCAGACGATGCAAAGACCTGGCTCAGCCAGAGACTGAAGCTTCGGCAGAACCTGGAGTCATTCGGCGACACCGAGAAGTGGCTGCAGAACAAGCCTTGCCTCACCCCTTCAGAGGCCAAGGTCTTAAACATGATCCAAAAGGAGCATGAAGCCCATTTGCTGGCCTGTCTGACTCCTACCAGAGCCACCAAG AAGAGCCCCCGGCCTTCCCGCCGAACTGTGCCCCAGCTCCGACTGCCCAAGCCTTCTGCCTTGACCACCTTGTACTCGTACCTGCGCAGCCGCAAGATCAAGATCCTGGAGATATTCGGCAAGGTGGACTGGGGTGAGAACCAGAGGATCTCTAGGGAGGAGTTCATGGCGGCTCTGAAGGCG gTTGGAGTCCCTCTGAAAAACCAGGAGATGGAGGATGTTGTAATCTATCTCAGCTCTCTGGGAAAATGCAACAACATTACCACGGATATCCTAGCGAACACCTACAAGCAGTGGTCTTTGGGTGAGCAGAGAAGCACCCTGTCGACTGCGAGGGAGT ATTATAGATCCACCAAGCACAGAGGTTCCCTCCAGAGTGCATCCAAGAACCAGGTGGATTTGGCCCCACAGCCTTGCAAGATGGACCTGCTGACTGTGCCCCTAGTTGACACCCACATGGAGGCACGGCCCATGACTCTGGAGGAGATGGAGGACGTTGGCAAGCGGTACCGCGAGAGGAAGCGGCAGCACAAG CTCAAGATCCCCTCCATCCAGTACCTGGAGCGGTGCCGCCTGGTGCGCAGTGGGAATAAGCACTTTGATGAGCACTGTCTCCCGTCCACCCTGCACGGGGAGATGAGGGAGCTCGTCGACATATCCCGCAGGGACAACTTTCTGGTCTACCTGCAGTGCCACAAGCTCTGTGAGTACTACGGCCTCCCGCTGACGGAGGACATCCTCATGAAAG CCCTGCTGTACCCAGGAGACAAGATCATTTTCCAGAAGGACCAGGTGCGCCCGATCCGGCAGCCGGGAGGCTACTACTCAGACTTGAAGATCTTCACTCCAAATCTGGCCCTGCTCAAGCTCCAGGGCTTCAGCGAGGCTCTAGCTAAGAAGGCTGACAA gaaaacactgaagaaagtCAAAAAGATACACTTTaaggagtttgaggagttcaccAG gAAGCTGCAAGTGAAGAGCCCCAGAGGTCGACAGCGAACTCACCCCAATTTCTTCTGGCCGGGGCACCTCCTGGACAAGCTGCAGCTCTACCTGCCCACTGTGGCTATGGACCGGAGCCTGGCACTCTTCAGTTGTGTCCAACCCCAGCCCCATGCCTACTCAGCCACCTACCACCCTGACCACTGGTGGCCCATTGGGAACATGAACTACATGACCTATGGCTATTACGATGCCCCCAAAGTCTACTACATCAACTAG
- the RPL32 gene encoding 60S ribosomal protein L32 isoform X1, with amino-acid sequence MFYVVPTAGRRTGSPLFPPARTERLSPISPRAPASGLFLGAACGGGSHLLLGIMAALRPLVKPKIVKKRTKKFIRHQSDRYVKIKRNWRKPRGIDNRVRRRFKGQILMPNIGYGSNKKTKHMLPSGFRKFLVHNVKELEVLLMCNKSYCAEIAHNVSSKNRKAIVERAAQLAIRVTNPNARLRSEENE; translated from the exons ATGTTCTATGTAGTCCCAACAGCAG gaCGAAGAACCGGAAGTCCTCTTTTTCCCCCGGCCAGGACCGAGAGGTTAAGTCCCATCAGCCCTCGCGCGCCAGCCTCCGGTCTCTTCCTCGGCGCTGCCTGCGGAGGTGGCAGCCATCTGTTACTGG GCATCATGGCTGCCCTCAGACCTTTGGTGAAGCCCAAGATCGTTAAAAAGAGGACCAAGAAGTTCATCCGGCACCAGTCAGACCGATATGTCAAAATTAAG CGCAACTGGCGGAAGCCGAGAGGCATTGACAATAGGGTGCGCAGAAGATTCAAGGGCCAGATCTTGATGCCCAACATTGGTTACGGGAGCAACAAGAAGACAAAGCACATGTTGCCCAGTGGCTTCAGGAAGTTCCTAGTGCACAACGTCAAGGAGCTTGAAGTGCTGCTGATGTGCAACAA ATCTTACTGTGCAGAGATTGCTCACAATGTCTCCTCCAAGAACCGCAAAGCTATTGTGGAAAGAGCAGCCCAGCTGGCAATCAGAGTCACCAATCCCAACGCCAGGCTGCgcagtgaagaaaatgaatag
- the RPL32 gene encoding 60S ribosomal protein L32 isoform X2, with protein sequence MAALRPLVKPKIVKKRTKKFIRHQSDRYVKIKRNWRKPRGIDNRVRRRFKGQILMPNIGYGSNKKTKHMLPSGFRKFLVHNVKELEVLLMCNKSYCAEIAHNVSSKNRKAIVERAAQLAIRVTNPNARLRSEENE encoded by the exons ATGGCTGCCCTCAGACCTTTGGTGAAGCCCAAGATCGTTAAAAAGAGGACCAAGAAGTTCATCCGGCACCAGTCAGACCGATATGTCAAAATTAAG CGCAACTGGCGGAAGCCGAGAGGCATTGACAATAGGGTGCGCAGAAGATTCAAGGGCCAGATCTTGATGCCCAACATTGGTTACGGGAGCAACAAGAAGACAAAGCACATGTTGCCCAGTGGCTTCAGGAAGTTCCTAGTGCACAACGTCAAGGAGCTTGAAGTGCTGCTGATGTGCAACAA ATCTTACTGTGCAGAGATTGCTCACAATGTCTCCTCCAAGAACCGCAAAGCTATTGTGGAAAGAGCAGCCCAGCTGGCAATCAGAGTCACCAATCCCAACGCCAGGCTGCgcagtgaagaaaatgaatag